In Methanosphaera sp. ISO3-F5, a genomic segment contains:
- a CDS encoding transposase: MIDENCIYLTQSTLIRGLSKKQFNVLVDISLKLNDLRNCSIKTTKLDKCADDKHFKQLNFKSIITKVKTEFSKDYSLIQAHIANNVIKKHVESFNSYVALTNKSIDNEYKRPLNKPKRRDNSLHNIIIPRESITSSKKKLAQGYIELPLSREYKKELKSKDCRPRIRIPENIRDKKIIQVEIIPLKNGQTFKANFTYQMKKESLNLDESKMMGIDLGVNNFASIVTSEGTPYLVGGRFLKNQIAFKCKKTAQYQSILNKQGLKTSKRIQKINTKFKAIQNNFLDHTTKFIIETCKKQDIGTIILGYNKNFQYETDMGKKQNQIFTQIAFKKFINKLKTQCQKYDIKLIITEESYTSKSSFLDNDILPTYKTNEEKKEEYKFKGKRIKRGLYKTSTGTLINADINAACNIIRKSKQNFPKERLYKWARTAPGKIKKIQDYFQK, translated from the coding sequence ATGATAGATGAAAATTGTATATATTTAACTCAAAGTACTCTTATTAGAGGTCTTTCTAAGAAACAATTCAATGTTTTAGTGGATATTTCATTGAAATTAAATGATTTACGAAATTGTTCTATAAAAACTACTAAATTAGATAAATGTGCTGATGATAAACATTTTAAACAGTTGAATTTCAAATCAATAATCACTAAAGTTAAAACTGAATTCAGTAAAGATTATTCACTTATTCAAGCCCATATAGCAAATAATGTTATTAAAAAGCATGTTGAATCTTTTAATTCCTATGTGGCATTAACAAATAAAAGCATCGATAATGAATATAAACGACCATTAAATAAACCTAAACGGAGAGATAACAGTTTACATAATATTATAATACCGCGGGAGTCAATAACTTCTTCCAAGAAAAAATTGGCACAGGGTTACATTGAATTACCCTTAAGCAGAGAATATAAAAAAGAGTTAAAATCCAAAGATTGCAGACCACGTATTAGAATTCCTGAAAATATACGTGATAAAAAGATTATACAAGTAGAAATTATACCCCTAAAGAATGGACAAACGTTTAAAGCCAATTTCACATACCAAATGAAAAAAGAGTCCCTAAATTTAGATGAAAGTAAAATGATGGGTATTGATTTGGGTGTTAATAATTTTGCAAGTATTGTTACAAGTGAAGGGACCCCATATCTTGTGGGCGGGCGATTTTTAAAAAATCAAATAGCCTTCAAATGCAAAAAAACAGCACAATACCAATCAATACTAAACAAACAGGGACTAAAAACATCCAAACGAATACAAAAAATAAACACCAAATTTAAAGCAATACAAAACAACTTCCTAGATCACACAACCAAATTCATAATAGAAACATGCAAAAAACAAGACATAGGAACCATAATACTCGGATACAACAAAAACTTCCAATACGAAACAGATATGGGAAAAAAACAAAACCAAATATTCACACAAATAGCTTTCAAAAAATTCATAAACAAACTAAAAACACAATGCCAAAAATACGACATCAAACTAATTATTACCGAAGAATCCTACACAAGCAAAAGCAGTTTCCTAGACAACGACATACTACCAACCTACAAAACAAACGAAGAAAAAAAAGAGGAATATAAATTTAAAGGAAAACGAATAAAAAGAGGACTCTATAAAACAAGCACCGGAACATTAATAAATGCAGATATCAACGCAGCATGTAACATCATACGTAAAAGTAAGCAGAACTTCCCCAAGGAACGACTGTATAAGTGGGCACGGACTGCCCCAGGGAAAATCAAAAAAATACAAGACTATTTTCAAAAATAA
- the nadC gene encoding carboxylating nicotinate-nucleotide diphosphorylase, whose product MTIFSDNRIIENIYDDIGFEDITTNSLVPENKWAQAEILCKEDGVLAGMDVAHYIINEFGLNISSTFFDGDDIRKGDVILEFEGKARDVLMVERSILNYMMHLSGIATVVRKTCEKVKEINPNVRVACTRKTTPGLQKLEKKAVEIGGGDTHRFKLDDCVLIKDNHIQVVGGVIESIELAKENVSFTKKIEIEVENEEDAVRASMFGADIVMLDNMTPDEIESVLNTLKERRLREDVLIEVSGGINPDNIEEYAKLDVDVISSGFITNSAKSLDLSLNIL is encoded by the coding sequence ATGACAATATTTAGTGATAACAGGATTATCGAGAATATATATGATGATATTGGATTTGAGGACATTACTACAAATAGTCTTGTTCCTGAAAATAAATGGGCTCAAGCGGAAATATTATGTAAAGAAGATGGTGTTCTTGCAGGAATGGATGTAGCTCATTATATTATAAATGAATTTGGTTTGAATATTAGCAGTACTTTTTTTGATGGTGATGATATTCGTAAGGGCGATGTTATTCTTGAATTTGAAGGTAAGGCACGGGATGTCCTTATGGTTGAAAGAAGTATATTGAATTATATGATGCATTTAAGTGGTATTGCTACTGTTGTAAGGAAAACCTGTGAAAAAGTGAAGGAAATAAATCCTAATGTGAGAGTAGCATGTACGCGTAAAACTACGCCTGGTCTTCAAAAACTTGAGAAAAAAGCAGTTGAAATAGGTGGAGGAGATACTCATCGTTTTAAGTTAGATGATTGTGTTTTAATTAAGGATAATCACATCCAAGTTGTCGGAGGAGTTATTGAATCTATTGAGTTAGCTAAGGAAAATGTTAGTTTTACTAAAAAGATTGAGATTGAAGTTGAAAATGAAGAAGATGCTGTTCGAGCTAGTATGTTTGGAGCAGATATTGTTATGTTAGATAATATGACTCCTGATGAAATTGAATCTGTTTTAAATACTTTGAAAGAGCGTAGATTAAGAGAAGATGTTTTAATAGAGGTTAGTGGTGGTATTAATCCAGATAATATTGAGGAATATGCTAAGCTTGATGTTGATGTTATTTCCAGTGGTTTTATTACAAACAGTGCAAAATCTCTTGATTTGAGTTTGAATATTTTATAA
- the rnz gene encoding ribonuclease Z has translation MELTFLGTASAIPTKTRNHTSIVLKVYDRTVLFDCGEGTQKQIMDAQVSPMKIDDIYITHLHGDHILGLPGIIQSLAFRGRTRPLNIYGPPGIIELIEHIKKLGFFTIAYEIVVHEITQDDEIIYQQNNFLIKAMKMKHTITNYAYKIEEIKQPKFLRPKAIELGIPPGPLFGKLQAGIPITLNGKEILPEQVLGPPREGVKLVYSGDTIPQEQMIYFAKDVKVLIHEATFAKEYQDKAIENGHTIAADAAKIAKNANVEQLILTHLSNRYTNSKTLEDEAKEIFENTVYAEDMMTIIIENNKPVQIIKKEWV, from the coding sequence ATAGAATTAACTTTTTTAGGAACTGCATCAGCTATTCCTACCAAAACCCGTAATCACACGTCTATTGTATTAAAAGTTTATGATAGAACAGTATTATTTGATTGTGGAGAAGGAACTCAAAAACAAATAATGGATGCACAAGTAAGTCCTATGAAAATAGATGATATTTATATCACACACTTACATGGTGATCACATACTAGGCTTGCCAGGAATTATACAATCACTAGCATTTCGTGGAAGAACCAGGCCATTAAACATTTATGGACCACCAGGAATAATAGAATTAATTGAACATATTAAAAAATTAGGTTTCTTCACAATTGCATATGAAATAGTAGTACATGAAATAACACAAGATGATGAAATAATATATCAACAAAACAATTTCTTAATAAAAGCAATGAAAATGAAACACACAATAACAAATTATGCATATAAAATAGAAGAAATCAAGCAACCTAAATTTTTAAGACCAAAAGCCATAGAACTGGGAATTCCTCCAGGACCGTTATTTGGGAAATTACAGGCAGGAATCCCAATTACCCTAAATGGAAAAGAAATACTTCCAGAACAAGTATTAGGACCACCACGAGAAGGAGTTAAACTAGTATATAGTGGAGATACAATACCTCAAGAACAAATGATTTACTTTGCTAAAGATGTTAAAGTTTTGATACATGAAGCAACTTTTGCCAAAGAATATCAAGATAAAGCAATCGAAAATGGACACACTATAGCTGCAGACGCAGCAAAAATAGCTAAAAATGCAAATGTAGAACAATTAATATTAACTCATTTATCGAATCGTTATACAAATTCAAAAACTTTGGAAGACGAAGCTAAAGAAATATTTGAAAACACAGTATATGCCGAAGATATGATGACAATAATAATTGAAAACAATAAACCAGTACAAATAATAAAAAAAGAATGGGTGTAA
- a CDS encoding SHOCT domain-containing protein yields the protein MSLFSKTEIKPEMESFIAKGEGVGIVKVNDYGKASARLESHKIILESYDNEYPIIESISSISYLSYDPGNFFQEPKLEIGLGQKKYILAGVDNNDDELEAFYKSVLNLKNQEKKQLIDSKTDAPKIQNKTNNNYDELDEFEEEVESKQGIKDTTNKIKGFLSKRFVISEEKEEPATPINNPNNINEFIDKKTEKTNDLETVLDEEEFIDEEDDEEILLIDEEIEEKQPETTKTQKKQEIEEINDYDEFDEFDEIDDFEELDDFEELDAFEDDELILEEDIEEEVIEEKPSEDNENSNEKLQKTQQPPENKEITQPTAKNIKDTVEQPEEPQATPQKINNTKTELNQEITQLKDDVNNNINKVNQQAKQNVDNTGTSEEFDPVYQIRRYYELKTDGIITEEEFEQKKKQLLNL from the coding sequence ATGTCTTTATTTAGTAAAACAGAAATTAAACCAGAAATGGAATCATTTATAGCAAAAGGTGAAGGAGTAGGAATAGTTAAAGTCAACGATTACGGAAAAGCTTCCGCCAGATTAGAATCACATAAAATTATTTTAGAATCATATGATAACGAATATCCTATTATAGAATCAATATCATCAATAAGTTATCTAAGTTATGATCCAGGAAATTTTTTCCAAGAACCAAAACTAGAAATAGGTTTAGGACAAAAAAAATACATCCTTGCAGGAGTAGACAATAATGATGATGAATTGGAAGCTTTTTATAAATCAGTACTTAATTTAAAAAATCAGGAAAAAAAACAATTAATCGATTCTAAAACAGATGCTCCAAAAATTCAAAACAAAACAAATAATAACTATGATGAATTAGATGAATTTGAAGAAGAAGTTGAGTCTAAACAAGGAATTAAAGATACAACCAACAAAATCAAAGGATTTTTAAGTAAAAGATTCGTTATATCTGAAGAAAAAGAAGAACCAGCAACACCAATAAATAATCCAAATAATATTAACGAATTCATTGATAAAAAAACAGAAAAAACAAACGATTTAGAAACTGTTCTTGACGAAGAAGAATTTATTGATGAAGAAGACGATGAAGAAATTCTATTAATAGATGAAGAAATAGAAGAAAAACAACCTGAAACAACCAAAACTCAGAAAAAACAGGAAATAGAAGAAATCAATGATTATGATGAGTTTGATGAGTTTGATGAAATAGATGACTTTGAAGAATTAGATGACTTTGAAGAATTAGATGCATTTGAAGATGACGAACTAATTCTTGAAGAGGATATAGAAGAAGAAGTAATTGAAGAAAAACCATCCGAAGATAATGAAAACAGCAATGAAAAACTCCAAAAAACACAACAACCTCCAGAAAATAAAGAAATAACACAACCAACAGCAAAAAATATTAAAGATACAGTAGAACAGCCAGAAGAACCACAAGCAACACCTCAAAAAATCAACAATACAAAAACAGAATTAAATCAGGAAATAACACAACTAAAAGATGATGTTAATAATAACATAAATAAGGTAAATCAACAAGCAAAACAAAATGTTGACAATACGGGAACATCCGAAGAATTTGACCCTGTATATCAAATAAGAAGATACTATGAACTAAAAACGGATGGTATAATCACAGAAGAAGAATTTGAACAAAAGAAAAAACAATTACTAAATCTATAG
- a CDS encoding replication factor C small subunit, translating to MNIPWVEKYRPQTLDDVVGQEQIVTRLKRYVDENSMPNIMFTGSAGVGKTTCALALAKSLLGEYWQQNFLELNASDARGIDTVRNEIKSFCKLKAVGSPFRIIFLDEVDNMTKDAQQALRREMEMYTKTSSFILSCNYSSKIIDPIQSRCAIFRFSPIKAFQIINRLQYISEQEGIEAEQSALENIVYFTQGDMRRSINILQASTTQDNKITEDAVYEVISRAKPKDVRKIINKALDKDFTGARDLLRDILIVEGISGDDLITQLYQEVTEMSSAGLIDEENFVKIMEYMSECDYRIREGANPRLQLEALISKFLLVK from the coding sequence ATGAATATTCCATGGGTAGAAAAATATAGGCCACAAACATTAGATGATGTAGTAGGACAAGAACAAATAGTGACTAGACTAAAAAGATATGTAGATGAAAATTCAATGCCGAACATAATGTTCACAGGCTCTGCAGGGGTAGGAAAAACAACATGTGCCCTTGCATTAGCTAAAAGTTTACTGGGCGAATATTGGCAACAAAACTTTCTAGAACTAAACGCATCAGATGCTAGGGGAATAGATACTGTAAGAAACGAAATAAAAAGTTTTTGTAAATTAAAAGCAGTAGGATCACCATTCAGAATAATATTCTTGGATGAAGTTGATAACATGACTAAAGATGCACAACAAGCATTACGCCGAGAAATGGAAATGTACACAAAAACATCATCATTTATCCTATCATGTAATTATTCATCCAAAATAATAGATCCAATTCAATCAAGATGTGCAATATTCCGATTTTCACCAATAAAAGCATTTCAAATAATAAACAGATTACAATACATATCAGAACAAGAAGGAATAGAAGCAGAACAATCCGCATTAGAAAACATAGTCTACTTTACTCAGGGAGACATGAGACGTTCTATAAATATATTGCAAGCATCAACAACACAAGACAATAAAATAACAGAAGATGCAGTATATGAGGTAATAAGTAGAGCAAAACCAAAAGATGTTAGAAAAATCATAAACAAAGCATTAGATAAAGACTTTACAGGAGCACGAGATTTACTAAGGGACATATTAATAGTAGAAGGAATAAGTGGTGATGACTTAATTACACAACTATATCAAGAAGTAACTGAAATGTCTTCAGCAGGATTAATAGATGAAGAAAACTTTGTAAAAATAATGGAATATATGAGTGAATGTGATTATAGAATTAGGGAAGGAGCAAATCCAAGACTCCAACTTGAAGCTTTAATAAGTAAATTTTTATTAGTTAAATAA
- a CDS encoding replication factor C large subunit, giving the protein MKWVEKYSPKTLGDVLGNAKIKAEIEVWAKNWTKGIVQKPLLLMGPPGVGKTTMAHLVGKEYFSETIEVNASDKRSYDILKRSIGEASQTRSLFQEGYKLLIMDEVDGINGRDDSGGVRAINETIKNTKQPLIMMANDPYSKRLTSIKTKCQAIKFSKVHSNTINAQLKRICAQEDIQYDPEALKALSKQSNGDLRSAITSLEAIVDSEKNITMDSINVISKKDGEQNIFDTVRTVLKSKNPEHVKEAMRVDAQPSMLIEFIAENIPKEYERVDEIAKAYEMIALADLNLGRAFRTQNYTYWKYAFLFMGRGVAASKKQTYKKFARYSGSTVFQKMSKSRKRKNLVEAVTNKMSPKLHTSPKELEKHIPFYEILFEDNERAYDLKEYFKLEDDEVKLFRSRKIPASIEKNRIKMLKKQQEQEEKEIQKQKKEQEKTKKQKTSEEKVLVNTEKLDEIITPKQSKQSKQSKSKQNIKNTDTSTKKEKNIPKNNNSDKQDEEKPKTKKYKQTTLFDF; this is encoded by the coding sequence TTGAAATGGGTAGAAAAATATTCACCTAAAACATTGGGTGACGTACTTGGAAATGCTAAAATAAAAGCAGAAATAGAAGTATGGGCAAAAAATTGGACAAAAGGCATTGTTCAAAAACCATTATTATTAATGGGTCCTCCAGGTGTTGGAAAAACAACAATGGCACATTTAGTTGGAAAAGAATATTTTTCTGAAACGATAGAAGTAAATGCTAGTGATAAAAGATCATATGACATCCTAAAAAGAAGCATAGGCGAAGCATCACAAACAAGAAGTCTGTTCCAAGAAGGTTATAAATTATTAATTATGGATGAAGTTGATGGTATAAACGGACGTGACGATTCTGGTGGAGTAAGAGCAATTAATGAAACAATAAAAAACACCAAACAACCATTAATTATGATGGCAAACGACCCATACAGTAAAAGATTAACTTCAATAAAAACAAAATGTCAAGCCATAAAATTCTCAAAAGTTCATTCAAACACTATTAATGCACAACTAAAAAGAATATGTGCACAGGAAGATATTCAATATGATCCTGAAGCATTAAAAGCTTTAAGCAAACAAAGCAATGGTGATTTACGTTCAGCTATTACAAGTCTTGAAGCAATAGTTGATTCAGAGAAAAACATTACGATGGACAGTATTAACGTAATATCAAAAAAAGACGGAGAACAAAACATATTTGATACTGTTAGAACAGTACTAAAAAGTAAAAACCCAGAACATGTAAAAGAGGCTATGAGGGTTGATGCACAACCATCAATGTTGATAGAATTCATAGCAGAAAACATTCCAAAAGAATATGAACGAGTTGATGAAATAGCTAAAGCTTATGAAATGATTGCTTTAGCAGATTTAAACCTTGGAAGAGCATTCAGAACACAAAATTATACTTACTGGAAATATGCATTCTTGTTTATGGGTAGAGGTGTTGCTGCTAGTAAAAAACAAACATATAAAAAATTTGCCAGATATTCTGGTTCCACCGTATTCCAAAAAATGTCAAAAAGTAGGAAAAGAAAAAATTTAGTAGAAGCAGTAACTAATAAAATGTCTCCTAAACTGCATACTTCACCAAAAGAATTAGAAAAACACATACCATTCTATGAAATATTATTCGAAGATAATGAACGGGCATATGACTTAAAAGAATATTTTAAACTAGAAGATGATGAAGTTAAACTGTTCCGTTCCAGAAAAATACCTGCATCGATAGAAAAAAATCGTATTAAAATGCTTAAAAAACAACAAGAACAAGAAGAGAAAGAGATTCAGAAACAGAAAAAAGAACAAGAAAAAACAAAAAAACAAAAAACATCTGAAGAAAAAGTACTGGTTAACACAGAAAAATTAGATGAAATTATAACTCCAAAACAGTCAAAACAGTCAAAACAATCTAAATCAAAGCAAAACATTAAAAATACAGATACATCTACAAAAAAAGAAAAGAATATTCCAAAAAATAACAATTCAGATAAACAAGATGAAGAAAAACCTAAAACAAAAAAATATAAACAAACAACATTATTCGACTTTTAA
- the speB gene encoding agmatinase, whose protein sequence is MFFYTENMNKFAFSTEIPENEEIESGYAIFGVAFDSTTSYKSGARYGPKAVREASYNFESFNLKFNTSLTVTNYDIGDVTVNYGDYESTHMMITDTVLSLLNMGLKPIMIGGEHTVTNGVIQAIHDYDENLFHELTIVHLDAHFDMRNEYLGEKYSHATVLRRIHELNPKEIIQLGIRSAEKEEFDYVKKQDNISYYTNYDIKYDFTTVIKHLEKINTPIYVTVDIDVLDPAYAPSVGTPAPCGINPFELQQIIGVLAQKDIVGLDVVEVSADTIGDSTSINAAQVIYDFLCLKN, encoded by the coding sequence ATGTTTTTTTATACAGAAAATATGAATAAATTTGCTTTTTCAACTGAAATTCCTGAAAATGAAGAGATAGAATCAGGGTATGCTATTTTTGGAGTTGCATTCGATAGTACAACTAGCTACAAATCTGGTGCAAGATATGGTCCAAAAGCAGTAAGAGAAGCATCATATAACTTTGAATCATTTAACTTAAAGTTTAACACTTCCTTAACAGTTACTAATTATGATATAGGAGATGTGACTGTAAATTATGGTGATTATGAAAGTACGCATATGATGATAACAGATACTGTTTTATCTCTTCTTAATATGGGGCTTAAACCTATCATGATAGGTGGAGAACATACAGTAACAAATGGGGTTATACAAGCTATTCATGATTATGATGAAAATCTTTTTCATGAACTAACCATAGTACATTTAGATGCACATTTTGATATGAGAAATGAGTATCTTGGAGAAAAATATTCTCATGCAACAGTTTTAAGACGAATTCATGAATTAAATCCTAAAGAAATAATACAATTAGGAATAAGATCAGCAGAAAAAGAAGAATTTGATTATGTTAAAAAACAAGACAACATTTCATATTATACAAATTATGATATTAAATATGACTTTACAACAGTAATTAAACATTTGGAGAAAATTAATACTCCAATATATGTTACAGTAGATATTGATGTGCTCGATCCAGCATATGCTCCATCAGTTGGTACGCCAGCACCATGTGGTATTAATCCTTTTGAATTACAACAGATAATTGGCGTTCTAGCACAGAAAGATATTGTTGGATTGGATGTAGTTGAAGTTTCTGCAGATACAATAGGTGATTCAACCAGTATTAATGCAGCTCAAGTAATATATGATTTTTTATGTTTAAAAAATTAA
- the hemB gene encoding porphobilinogen synthase, with the protein MFPNIRMRRMRTDERIRAMFRETNVGIEDLIYPIYIKESAKDGEPEEIPTMPGQYRYSVNDAIEFAGLLEDSGLTSTILFGIPDHKDEYASSAYDSKGIIQQTIRGLKDQTNLVVLGDVCMCEYTNHGHCGIINNQYVQNDETLYYLSKIAISYAEAGVDVIAPSDMMDGRVKAIREALDTYDYINTPIFSYAAKYASTYYAPFRDAADSTPSFGDRKSYQMDPANFNEALREVSLDVQEGADAIIVKPALAYLDVLREVKQQFKMPTIAYQVSGEYSMITAGIEKGYITEDLLDETLLSIKRAGADMIISYFVPQLLGIE; encoded by the coding sequence ATGTTTCCTAATATAAGAATGAGAAGAATGAGAACAGATGAACGTATAAGGGCAATGTTTAGAGAAACTAACGTTGGGATAGAAGATTTAATATATCCTATTTATATTAAAGAATCAGCTAAAGATGGTGAACCAGAAGAAATTCCAACCATGCCCGGCCAATACAGGTATTCTGTAAACGATGCTATAGAATTTGCAGGACTGCTCGAAGATAGTGGTTTAACATCAACTATTCTCTTTGGAATACCAGATCATAAAGATGAATATGCTAGTAGCGCATATGATTCAAAAGGTATAATTCAACAAACTATTCGAGGATTAAAAGATCAGACAAATCTTGTAGTTCTAGGTGATGTTTGTATGTGTGAATACACAAACCATGGACATTGTGGAATAATAAACAATCAATATGTACAAAACGATGAAACATTATACTATCTTTCAAAAATAGCCATAAGCTATGCTGAGGCAGGTGTGGATGTAATAGCTCCAAGTGACATGATGGATGGACGAGTAAAAGCAATAAGGGAAGCTCTTGATACATACGATTATATTAATACTCCAATATTTTCCTACGCTGCTAAATATGCATCAACATACTACGCACCATTTAGGGATGCGGCAGATTCAACACCTAGCTTCGGAGACAGAAAATCATATCAAATGGACCCAGCTAACTTTAACGAAGCACTAAGAGAAGTGAGTTTAGATGTTCAGGAAGGAGCAGATGCTATAATAGTTAAACCTGCTTTAGCATATCTTGATGTATTAAGAGAAGTAAAACAACAATTTAAAATGCCTACAATAGCATATCAGGTAAGTGGAGAATATTCTATGATTACTGCAGGAATAGAAAAAGGATACATAACTGAAGACTTACTTGATGAAACATTACTTAGCATTAAACGAGCCGGTGCTGATATGATAATTAGTTATTTTGTACCTCAATTACTTGGTATAGAATAA
- a CDS encoding triphosphoribosyl-dephospho-CoA synthase, with protein MILNSRNIAQLGEIATLLEVSAYPKPGNVHRTQDFNDMIYEDFLISGTVLRESLEIVAYNASKYYPNLLDKIQIGDAILQSIRTTKKLVNTNTNLGISMLLIPISAGCGALEHEESIYNLPKMVDIIMKNTRSEDAVALTKAIILAQPGGLDNKTTKYDVNNKNTIDDIINNNINLYDLFKLSSKYDKISYELINGLPIISEIGYPTYCKYEQQYSKNDVTLETYLTLLSKVPDTLINRKYGEEVAKDVTQRAKEILENTEIATPERFEEITTFDKYLRENKYNPGTTADFTAASLFVGLVDKYSKTGLY; from the coding sequence ATGATATTAAATTCTAGAAACATAGCACAACTAGGTGAAATAGCAACATTACTAGAAGTAAGTGCCTATCCAAAACCAGGAAATGTGCATAGAACACAAGATTTTAATGATATGATTTATGAAGATTTCTTAATCAGCGGAACAGTTCTAAGAGAAAGTCTAGAAATAGTAGCATACAATGCATCAAAATATTATCCAAATTTATTAGATAAAATTCAAATAGGTGATGCAATACTACAGTCAATCAGAACTACTAAAAAATTAGTTAACACAAACACTAATCTAGGCATATCAATGTTATTAATACCAATATCTGCTGGTTGTGGTGCATTAGAACATGAAGAATCTATATACAATCTGCCAAAAATGGTTGATATAATCATGAAGAATACACGGTCAGAAGATGCGGTAGCATTAACTAAAGCCATAATACTAGCTCAACCAGGCGGATTAGATAATAAAACCACGAAGTATGATGTAAATAATAAAAACACAATAGATGACATAATAAATAATAATATTAACTTATATGATTTATTCAAATTATCATCAAAATATGATAAAATATCATACGAACTAATAAATGGTTTACCCATAATATCAGAAATTGGTTATCCAACATACTGTAAATATGAACAACAATACTCAAAAAATGATGTTACACTAGAAACTTATTTAACACTACTATCAAAAGTTCCAGATACACTAATAAATAGGAAGTATGGGGAAGAAGTAGCAAAAGACGTTACTCAAAGAGCAAAAGAAATACTCGAAAACACAGAAATAGCCACACCAGAAAGATTTGAAGAAATAACAACTTTCGATAAATATTTAAGAGAAAATAAATACAATCCAGGAACAACAGCAGACTTCACAGCAGCTTCATTATTTGTAGGTTTAGTTGACAAATACTCAAAAACAGGTTTATACTAA